Below is a genomic region from Pseudomonadota bacterium.
GATAGGAGTAGTTTCTCAAGTTAGATAGAAACTTCGTCTTTGAATGTGGTTTATTTGGGGCGGCGCTATTATCAATATTGAGTTGGGTCAGGAATTCGCCGGTAAACTTTAAGGTGTCTTTTTGCGTCCACGTGATTTTTGATATAACTCCCTGGATCGTAGTTAAAAGATCAGTAGGTATTAATCCTGGAAGCTTTGTTGCTTTGCGATGTCTATCTTGAAAGAGGCCTGATAACTCAAGTTGAGTATCTAAGTAGTGGAGAAACTCACTTTTGATATGATCAAAACTTGGAGCACGAAATCCTATGGAATATGTGAAGCAGGGTTCTACTGCTACCCCGTTGTGACTGAAGTTTGGTGGGACGTAGAGCATATCTCCGGTTTTGACTATGCACTCACCTTCAGGCCTGAACGATTTTAGTATTTTTAGATCATCATGAGGCAGTAGTTCCAGTGAGCCTGGCTCGGCGACTTGCCAGCGTCTTGAACCGCCACCCTGCAGTAAGAACACGTCATATGAATCGAAATGTGGTCCGACGCCTCCCCCAGGGGTCGCATAGCTCACCATAACGTCGTCAAGCCTCGCATAAGGCATAAACGAGAACAGATCGAGAAGCTTATTCGCTTCGACTAGTACGTGATTCACTCCTTGCACTAATAAGGTCCAATTTTTTCTGGGAAGATCACGAAGTATTTTCTTGCTAATTGGGCCATACCTGACGTGGTAGCCAAAATTATTTCGGACAACTAAGCGAGTTGAGCACAGCGTATTTTGAGAGAGGTCTAGTAAGTCATCTAAGCTTAATAGCCAGTCACCAGAAGGAAACGAATTGGGGATTAGAAGGGGGGTCTTCTGCCAATGCCGCTTGAGAAATTGATTTGGGGAGAGGCCACCAAGCAGATTTTTATATTTCATATTTAATAAGTTAGTAGAGATTTTTTAGGCAAATCGTTATATGTATTCTTTGATTATGTGTCAAGGAGATTTTTTTTGTATGCTATTACCTGATGCATATTTATTTTAGGATTTTTTATGAATATTGAAAAAGATACAGTAGTTTCTTTGGCATACGAGCTATTTGATTTGGATGGAAAATTAATTGAGAAAACTTCAAAGCCCATTTGGTATCTCCATGGAGGATATCAAGGCATTTTTGAAGTGGTTGAAAAATCATTAGATGGAAAATCGGTTGGAGATACTGTTGAGGTAAAGCTTGATCCAGCAGAAGCTTTTGGCGATTATGACGAGAGTTTAGTGCACTTGGAGCCGGTCGATAAATTTCCAGGTTCCGTAGAAATTGGTATGGAATTTGAGGGCTATCAAGATGAGGGGCAAGCTAAAAAAGTATTTCGCGTGACAGATACTGCGGATGGAAAGGTGGTCGTAGATGGTAACCATCCTTTGGCTGGTTTGGGGTTGATGTTTAGATGTAATATAGAAAGTATTCGTGCTGCTAGCGCGGAGGAAGTATCACATGGACATGTTCATGGCGCTGGTGGACACCATCATTAAGGTCGACTTAGTACTGAGCTACTAGTGTTTTCTACCTTTTCCCGCCTGTTAATTTATTGATGAGGGTTGATAGCGTTGTTTCTTGCGAAAATTTCCAACTGGCAAATGCTATAGCGAGGATCGAAAAGGTGCTGAGCATCAATGTATCGACGTAGAGCGGAAAATCTGCACTTACGTAGTCGATGTCAATCGAATGTTTGATTAGATCAACACCGTAGGTAAATGGGTTAGCTACGGCGACCCAGCGCAGTACAGTCGGTAGATTTTGAACGGGATAGAGTGCGCCACTGAGAAAAAAAACGGGAAAGATCACGAAATTCATGATTGCGGCAAAATTGTCTAGGGACTTTGATACAACGGCTGTAATCAGACCAAGTGCCGAACATGCGATGGCTGTTAACGTGATGCTGAAGAAAAACAATGGCCAATTCAATTGGTCAATATTAATTTGTCGTAGAGTGAAAAGTAGAACACATAACATTATGATGTGAACAAGTCCTACTAGTGTGGATGAGGCCAGTTTACTTAAAATGACTGCGTAACTTGGCATGGGTGAAATAATAAACATACGCATGACGCCCGATTCTTTATCGTACACGGTCGTTAATGCTGACATCATTGAACCAAACAAAAGTGTCATACCGAGTATCCCTGGAATGATCGTATCTTGGTATTTTTGTGGGCCGCTTTCGGACATAATTGAACCAACGCCGCCGCCAATGACAAATAACCAAATGAGAGGCCTGACCATTGCAGAGAGTAGCCGTGATTTTTGTCGAAAGGTTTTTTTGAGTTCTCTATCCAGTACTGATTTCAAGGCTATGAGCATTAACTTGTTCCTTGACCTTTGCTCGATAACCAAATGAATACGTCATTTAAGTTGGATTTTCGAACGCTGATTATATCTGCGCTTTCGCGTAACGTGGCTTGTATCTGCTCGACTTGATTGTGCTGATGTTTATGTACTCGAATGAGTAGGGTTCCTCCATCAAGCATGTAGTCCTCAGTGCTTAGATTAAGTGTCTCAATATAGTCTTCGGTATTTGGCCCGTTGACTTCGACGATTATCTTGCCAAGCTGTTCAATGAGCTCTTCAGGAGAGCCTTTCGAGACCAACTTCCCCAGTCTAATGAAGGCTACGTTATCACAAGGTGCTGCTTCTTCTAAGTAGTGTGTAGTCAATACTACGGTGAGTTTATGATCATCGATAAGTTGTCTGATGAATCGCCATATTTTTCGTCGACTAGGTAGGTCTAATCCTACGGTTGGCTCATCCAAAAACAACACCTTGGGAGAATGTAGTACGCCCCGAATAATGTCAACTGCTCGGCGCATGCCACCGGATAAGCTTCCGACTGGAACTCTCTTTTTTGATTGAAGTTCAAATAGCTCCAGTAACAAATTCATTCGTATTTTGATTGAATTCTTATTGATGCCATGCAGTCCCGCACAGAAATATAAATTTTCCTCGATGGAGAGCATTCGATCTAGAGCTGATTCTTGGAAAACAAGACCTATATCTCGTCGAACTTGTCGTGGATACGCTTTAACGTTTACACCGTTGATCGTTATTGATCCACTCGTTGGCTGAATAAGCGTCGAGAGCATGTGTATTGATGTTGTTTTCCCTGAACCATTAGGGCCTAAAAGTCCAAAGAATTGTCCTTGCGGAATATTGAGACTTAATTGATCTACGGCAAGTTGATTGCCGTAGACTTTTGTGAGGTTATTTGCCAGGATCATTCTGTGAAGTTCAAGTGTATTGATTGACTGTTACGAGCTCAGTAGGCAAAACAATGAATTAGCTCTCTTGGGCGATCAGCGCTTTAGAGTTTTTATCGTCTCTGAAGAAAATGATGGGCTTGACGTCTGCTGCGGGTGTTTGCGGCTTTTGCGCGAGTTCCACCTGCTCTGTGATTATATTGTGGTAGGGCGATTTATCACAGACTGGATCGGCGTTGGTCGCATCTCCGGTTAATTGGAATGCTTGGCAACGACATCCTCCAAAGTCTTTTGTTCGCTCGTCACAACTGCGACAGGGTTCTTGCATCCAAGATTCACCTCGGTACGCATTGAAGGCTGGAGACTCATTCCAAATCCATGCCATATCGTGCTCTCGAACATTAGGAAATGTTAAGCCAGGCAACATTCTTGCTTCATGACAAGGAAGTGCAAGACCATCTGGTGCAAGGTTGAGGAATACGGATCCCCAACCATTCATACACGCCTTTGGTCTGTTGGAATAGTAATCTGGAACGATAAAATACAACTTCATTTTATTGCCCATTTTTTCGCGGAAACGGTTTGTTATTTCTTCCGCTTTTCTCAGTTGTTCCGCGCTTGGCATGAGATACGCTCTATTTTTTAAGGCCCAAGCATAATATTGACTATTCGCAAGCTCTACGTGATCCGCGCCCATAGCTTCGGCCATTTCAAGAATTTGGTCGATGTGATCTATGTTTAACCGATGAAGCACGACGTTAAGTACCATTGGATAGTCGTACTCTTTAATTAGTTTCGCAACCTTCGACTTTAATTCAAAAGTTTTAGTGCTGGATAAGAAGTCGTTGAGTTCTTTGGTGGAGTCCTGGAAAGATAATTGAATTTGACCCAAGCCGCCTTCTTTGAAAGCGGCAATACGTTTTTCGTTCAATCCGATACCTGAAGTCAGTAGGTTAACGTAGTAACCCATCTGGCTGGCTTCTGCGACCATGATTTCTACGTCGTCTCGCATGAGTGGTTCACCACCAGAGATACCCAGCTGAACAGCGCCGAGATCACGAGATTGTTTAAATACTTTTAGCCAATCCTCGGTAGAAAGCTCAGATTTGAATGTGGACGCATAATCTAAGGGGTTGTAACAAAAGACGCAGTGGAGCGGGCACTTATAAGTGATCTCAGCGTTGACCCAAAGTGGCCCTTTGGGTTGGTTAGTTTGTACGGATCCAATTTTTCTCATATGCATGCTCCAAAAAGTCTAAAACGTCATTTTTGAGGTCAATCCCTGGAAACTGCTCCTCTAGGTGAGTAATAATCATGTCAACGCTCTTTGACCCATCGATTAACTTCATGATCTCTCCTGAGCTACCAGGTAGCTTAATGAGTCCCTCCGGATATAGCAAAACGAAGGACTCTTGGGTCGCTTCCCACTGAAACCTAAATTGTTTTTGCAGTGAGAGACGTTTATCTCGCACCAGTGGATTCTCACTCATTTTTGCATTCTTTCTATCGCACCTATTTTATCTGGTCCGATGCCGTATGTGACGTGTATGGCATCAAGTATTGTCCATAGAACATCGATCTTGAACTGTAGAATATTAAGCGCTTCTTTTTGTTCCTCTAGGGTTTTGAAATATTCCAGGGTTACTCTAAGGCCATGCTCGACGTCGCGTCTTGCCTCAGAAAGACGTTTTCTGAAATATTGATAACCTTCAAGTTCTATCCAGGGGTAGTGTTCTGGCCAAGAGTCTAAACGTTTTTTATGAATCGTTGGAGCGAATAATTCAGTTAAAGATGAGCAAACAGATTTTTGCCAAGGTGATCTTTTGGCAAAGTTAACGTATGCATCAACGGCAAACTTCACTCCAGGTGTCACGTATTCTAGGGAAACTATATCTTCTCGTTTTAGACCTACAGCTTCTCCCAATGAGATCCAAGCCTCAATGCCGCCTTCATCATCTCCAATGCCGTCGTGGTCTAAAATCCTTTGAATCCATAGTTTCCGGTGTTCTTTATCCGGCATGTTGGATAAGATTGCACCGTCTTTGATCGGTATCATGATCTGATAGTAAAAGCGATTCAAAACCCAGCCTTGCACTTGTTCCTTTGTGCAGCCGCCATTATTCATCGCGATGTGAAAAGGATGGTGTATGTGATAACTCTTATCCTTAGCTCTTAGCTTTTGTTCGAATTCTTTGATTGACCAAGGAGTGTTGTCTTTCGTGCGCACAGAAAACCTTTCTTAGATCTTGATATTAGTTAGACGACGAAATCCATTCCGTCATAAGCAACGTCAATATTCTCTTTTGTGAGTAGTTGGCGTTGTTCCGAGTCCTCTTTTAAAATAGGATTCGTGTTGTTGATGTGAATAAGGACTTTCTTATTGGCTGGCAGTGGTTTCAACACTTCGATCATGCCACCAGGGCCAGACTGCGGAAGATGTCCCATATCAAGTGACATTTTATTTGCGATGCCGAGTGATTTCATCTCGTCATTTGTCCAGCAGGTGCCATCAACCATAAGGCAATCAGCAGCTTCCATAAATGGTTTTATGTGGGATTCAATCTGTCCGAGCCCTGGAGCGTAAAAGGTTTTTTTCCCGGTCGTCATGTCTTCTAGCAAAATACCAAGATTATCGCCTTCATGAGGGTCGTGCCGGTGTGGCGAGTAGGGAGGGGCTTTGCTCGACAGTGGAATGGCTCTGACTTTGATGTTGGATAT
It encodes:
- a CDS encoding cupin domain-containing protein, which produces MKYKNLLGGLSPNQFLKRHWQKTPLLIPNSFPSGDWLLSLDDLLDLSQNTLCSTRLVVRNNFGYHVRYGPISKKILRDLPRKNWTLLVQGVNHVLVEANKLLDLFSFMPYARLDDVMVSYATPGGGVGPHFDSYDVFLLQGGGSRRWQVAEPGSLELLPHDDLKILKSFRPEGECIVKTGDMLYVPPNFSHNGVAVEPCFTYSIGFRAPSFDHIKSEFLHYLDTQLELSGLFQDRHRKATKLPGLIPTDLLTTIQGVISKITWTQKDTLKFTGEFLTQLNIDNSAAPNKPHSKTKFLSNLRNYSYQIHPAVKFLYRGNLGFIAGDTFEIPQSDQSIFKLLANERIIKGENVQANTFFSEKLYQWMLEGYIERLKIK
- the pqqD gene encoding pyrroloquinoline quinone biosynthesis peptide chaperone PqqD is translated as MSENPLVRDKRLSLQKQFRFQWEATQESFVLLYPEGLIKLPGSSGEIMKLIDGSKSVDMIITHLEEQFPGIDLKNDVLDFLEHAYEKNWIRTN
- a CDS encoding peptidylprolyl isomerase — translated: MNIEKDTVVSLAYELFDLDGKLIEKTSKPIWYLHGGYQGIFEVVEKSLDGKSVGDTVEVKLDPAEAFGDYDESLVHLEPVDKFPGSVEIGMEFEGYQDEGQAKKVFRVTDTADGKVVVDGNHPLAGLGLMFRCNIESIRAASAEEVSHGHVHGAGGHHH
- the pqqE gene encoding pyrroloquinoline quinone biosynthesis protein PqqE, with the protein product MRKIGSVQTNQPKGPLWVNAEITYKCPLHCVFCYNPLDYASTFKSELSTEDWLKVFKQSRDLGAVQLGISGGEPLMRDDVEIMVAEASQMGYYVNLLTSGIGLNEKRIAAFKEGGLGQIQLSFQDSTKELNDFLSSTKTFELKSKVAKLIKEYDYPMVLNVVLHRLNIDHIDQILEMAEAMGADHVELANSQYYAWALKNRAYLMPSAEQLRKAEEITNRFREKMGNKMKLYFIVPDYYSNRPKACMNGWGSVFLNLAPDGLALPCHEARMLPGLTFPNVREHDMAWIWNESPAFNAYRGESWMQEPCRSCDERTKDFGGCRCQAFQLTGDATNADPVCDKSPYHNIITEQVELAQKPQTPAADVKPIIFFRDDKNSKALIAQES
- a CDS encoding ABC transporter permease, which produces MLIALKSVLDRELKKTFRQKSRLLSAMVRPLIWLFVIGGGVGSIMSESGPQKYQDTIIPGILGMTLLFGSMMSALTTVYDKESGVMRMFIISPMPSYAVILSKLASSTLVGLVHIIMLCVLLFTLRQINIDQLNWPLFFFSITLTAIACSALGLITAVVSKSLDNFAAIMNFVIFPVFFLSGALYPVQNLPTVLRWVAVANPFTYGVDLIKHSIDIDYVSADFPLYVDTLMLSTFSILAIAFASWKFSQETTLSTLINKLTGGKR
- the pqqC gene encoding pyrroloquinoline-quinone synthase PqqC, with translation MRTKDNTPWSIKEFEQKLRAKDKSYHIHHPFHIAMNNGGCTKEQVQGWVLNRFYYQIMIPIKDGAILSNMPDKEHRKLWIQRILDHDGIGDDEGGIEAWISLGEAVGLKREDIVSLEYVTPGVKFAVDAYVNFAKRSPWQKSVCSSLTELFAPTIHKKRLDSWPEHYPWIELEGYQYFRKRLSEARRDVEHGLRVTLEYFKTLEEQKEALNILQFKIDVLWTILDAIHVTYGIGPDKIGAIERMQK
- a CDS encoding ABC transporter ATP-binding protein, yielding MILANNLTKVYGNQLAVDQLSLNIPQGQFFGLLGPNGSGKTTSIHMLSTLIQPTSGSITINGVNVKAYPRQVRRDIGLVFQESALDRMLSIEENLYFCAGLHGINKNSIKIRMNLLLELFELQSKKRVPVGSLSGGMRRAVDIIRGVLHSPKVLFLDEPTVGLDLPSRRKIWRFIRQLIDDHKLTVVLTTHYLEEAAPCDNVAFIRLGKLVSKGSPEELIEQLGKIIVEVNGPNTEDYIETLNLSTEDYMLDGGTLLIRVHKHQHNQVEQIQATLRESADIISVRKSNLNDVFIWLSSKGQGTS
- the pqqB gene encoding pyrroloquinoline quinone biosynthesis protein PqqB, giving the protein MRVRVLGSAAGGGFPQWNCNCPNCDGVRKGTIKAKRRTQSSIAVSSNDVDWLLFNASPDILTQFQQFPESQPARSIRDTAFRSIVLLDAQIDHTTGLFMLRESKTPLNIYCTDMVYEDLTTGNPIFKILEHYCGVNWHQISTEEGNSFEPEGISNIKVRAIPLSSKAPPYSPHRHDPHEGDNLGILLEDMTTGKKTFYAPGLGQIESHIKPFMEAADCLMVDGTCWTNDEMKSLGIANKMSLDMGHLPQSGPGGMIEVLKPLPANKKVLIHINNTNPILKEDSEQRQLLTKENIDVAYDGMDFVV